The Dreissena polymorpha isolate Duluth1 chromosome 4, UMN_Dpol_1.0, whole genome shotgun sequence region aactttccAATACAAGCTTTCACTCCTTCAAAACTAGGCCCAAATGTTGCAAAGGAGCAAACCACGTTTGCAGCAAATGATATGTGAAATAATTACTATCAACAAATGTGACAATACAAAACTTTATGCAGGACTTTATGCAGGCCAAACAAAAACGAAAATctttattcaaatgttaataCTATTGATATAAGTATTAAGCATAACATCAATCCATGAGATTAAATAgaaatgaatttgcaaataacataaaaataaaaggaATTCTAGCCTTTGagacaaaaaagaaaaacatattttgaatacgAGTTTTTAAAAAAGAATATGCATACCCTGTTTCAATTGATTAAACTCTAATTGTCAGCCTTAAAAGCACTATCACAATAATGTCTTTTGTAATTAAACACTTATTGCTATTAATATTCTTTTGAAAACCAAACAAGTCACATGTTCACGAGACGAATTTGATGTTCCTAATTCCTACACAAGCGCTCAAATAAAGTGATTTCAGGGTAAACCTTGTTTACATTCAAAACACTtcttaacaagggacaaaattgtcacaaaaccaggttttcattgtgaaaaaaagggagaaaactcaaactgaacttttgaaatgaacaaacaaaattaaccccctttgtaagtttgttttaaaaaaaaatctatttttagttgtggcgaccttgacattggagatattgacgtgattctttcgtgcgacacaccgtcccatgatggtgaacaaatgtgccaaatgattttaaaatctcacaatgaatgacatagttatggctaggacaagctcatttatggccattttttacctttgaactcaaagtgtgaccttgaccttggagatatcgacgtaattatttcgcgcgacacaccgtccaatgatggtgaacaaatgtgccaaatgattttaaaatctgacaatgaacgacatagttatggcccggacaagcttgttccgcctgcccgccagcccgccagccagccagccagcccgcccgcattcgccaatctaataaccagtttttccttcggaaaacctggttaaaaacctggttaattataTCGAATAATTACACAGTAGGTTTGATATGTCTAACAGTGACATCTTGTAAACCAACTTAAATTAtggttattaatacatgtatgcttTTGAAAACCTAAATGTGTCACATGTTCAACCTATGCTGCCAACAGTAGGCAGAAGTAAGTCTACACGGTTGGGTGTTGACTGTTCATTCAAACTGCAAGTCTTCTGGTTTAGCTGGTGGTATAACTAGGTGACAGTTCATTCAAACTGCAAATCTTCTGGTTTAGCTGGCTGTATAACTAGGTGACTGGTCATTCAACCTGTAAATCTTCTGGTTTAGCTGGCGGTATAACTAGGTGTCTGTTCATTCAACCTGAAAATCTTCTGGTTTAGCTGGCGGTATAACTAGGTGACTGTTCATTCAAACTGCAAATCTTCTGGTTTAGCTGGTTGTATAACTAGGTGACTGTTCATTCAAACTGCAAGTCTTCTGGGTTAACTGGTGGTATAACTAGGTGACTGTTCATTCAACCTGAAAATCTTCTGGTTTAGCTGGCGGTATAACTAGGTGACTGTTCATTCAAACTGCAAATCTTCTGGTTTAGCTGGTTGTATAACTAGGTGACTGTTCATTCAAACTGTAAATCTTCTGGTTTAACTGGCGTTAAAACTAGTGTTCATTTAAACTGCAAATCTTCTGGTTGAGCTGGCGGTAAAACTAGGTGACTGTTCATTCAAACTGCAAGTCTTCTGGGTTAACTGGTGGTATAAAAGTAGACTGTTCATATAAACTGTAAATCTTCTGGTTTAGCTGGCAGTATACCTAGGTAACTGTTCATTCAAACTGCAAGTCTTCTGGGTTAACTGGTGTAATAACTAGGTGACTGTTCATTCAAACTGTAAATCTTCTGGTTAAGCTGGCGGTATAACTAGGTGACTGTTCATTCAAACTGCAAATCTTCTAGTTTAGCTGGCGGTATAACTAGGTTACAGTTCATTCAAACTGCAAGTCTTCTGGGTTAACTGGTGGTATAAAAAGTAGACTGTTCATTCAAACAGTAAATCATCTGGTGTTTAGCTGGCAGTATAACTAGGTAACTGTTCACTCAAACTGCAAGTCTTCTGGGTTAACTGGTGTTATAACTAGGTGACTGTTCATTCAAACTGTAAATCTTCTGGTTTAGCTGGCGGCATAACTAGGTGACTGTTAATTCAAACTGCAAATCTTCTAGTTTAGCTGGCGGTATAACTAGGTGACGGTTCATTCAAACTGCAAGTCTTCTGGGTTAACTGGTGGTATAACTAGTAGACTGTTCATTTAAACTGTAAATCTTCTTTAGCTGGCGGTATAACTAGATGACTGTTAATTCAAACTGCAAATCTTCTAGTTTAGCTGGCGGTATAACTAGGTGATGGTTCATTCAAACTGCAAGTCTTCTGGGTTAACTGGTGTTATAACTAGGTGACTGTTCATTCAAACTGTAAATCTTCTGGTTTAGCTGGCGGTATAACTAGGTGACTGTTCATTCAAACTGCAAATCTTCTGGTTTAGATGGCGGTATAACTAGCAGCAGACGTTGTATAAACATGGTCACATGATCTGAAACAGAAAATAGTATATTTAACGATAAACCAATATTTACACTAAGTACCAACCTAACATTCCATTGAAGCCCATTATGTTTAAATACAATCAAGtaggtattttttgttttcttttctttttgttattatttgttatttgccaaatattttgtcaaattctGCAAGTTGAGCAGCTTAAGATTTTTGTTGGGTTTCCTTTAAGAACAGCAGATGCATATATTAGTGTTTGCATTTTGTATCATCATTTCTTCCTTTTGCATTTATTAAtaccaaataataatatttctacaTTAAAATGCCATGTTCTATGTCAGTTTTctgtggaaatggaaaatacccctcaaTATTCTTAAATACCCATTATGGCTTATATACCCACTATACATTTCttgccacagcaaccagaatttttgacgtacgaacaaaattaaatgacgtgcaaaatgtccattttgccatctatccatgtttcaagtttcattaaaaaatatgaagaacatttaaagttatcgcaggatccagaaaagtgtgatggacagactcacagacagacagacacacagagcgaaaatcataagtcccctccggtgaaactggtagggtaCAATAATATCAGACGGTAAAATACCATTTAGACTGAATCCTTATCTTAAGCTCTGAATGCATGACAAAGTAATGGCTGAGAAAGGAATTTTCAGACTGACACCAAGACACTTGTACAGAAGAACAGTAAAACTTTTTATTCCCGTCCTCTCCAAAATATCTGCTGTATTTATCTAAGCTGCatcattaataataatcataGTTTATTATAGATCACTGTAATATAGTGGTTATGGGGTCCGTCTCACAACAggaaggtcatgggtttgatccctactgtgggagcattctttagaacTCCCCGAAAGTTCTGGTGGTCCCAAATAAATGAGTGTTTTGATTAAATCTAGTCTGAAGAtgcaaaagaaataaaacaagagattgccaccggtgaaactccaccattgttggaattatttttttaattatttgttgccaaaggaaccataattattgacgtaggaacaaattgaaatTACATGCATAatccccatattgccatctatccaaattttaagtttcatgaaaaaatatgaagaacttttaaagttatcgcaggatccaaaaaagtgtgacagacagactgacggacagactgacagagcgcaaaccataagtcccctctggtttcaccggtagaggacaataaaTACCTCTATACAAATAACCAAACAAGAGAtgggtttgtcagaaacacaatgccccctatagcccgcttttaaattaaaatttcaatatatcatttggcaggtttagaaattatttcccttttaaagcttactacttcccttggattgcatatttttacttttgaccctgaaggatgaccttgacctttcaccaatcaaaatgtgcagctttatgtgatacacatgcatgccaaacatcaaattgctatcttcaatattgcaaaaataatggccaatgttaaagtttcggacggacggacgtttgtcgcactgacggacagttcaacagTTATATGCCAACCTACCAAAAGGACACTTACCTATTTTCTCCTGTATAGACTTTGGCTTGGTCTTCCACTTGCCACAGACCAGGTAGAGCACAATACCCAGGGCAACCAGGCCAAGAGCCAGAAAGCTCTCTTTGGGCTTCTGGTAGAATGTGAGTACTACTATGGCTACACTAACTACACACAGCACTGCCGGTAAGGCCACTGGAACCTAAAAAAGTAGAGGCACGATTAGTTTAACAGTATTTCATTCATATCAAAGTGGTCACTCAACCTTCTCATACTTTGGTGGGTAAGCTGGTTAATTGATTCTCAATGTAAATTCTACTTTTTTCTGACATTTTTTTAGGAATATTTTGTGTTTCTAATTTCCTAAGAGTAATAAGGGTACATTAAAGCCCTGTTAATCACCTTGATGGGCCTTGGAAGATCAGGTTCCTTGTAACGCAGATAGACATGACTGGCAAATGTCATTACTAGGATGGACGCAAACCCGAAGCCTTCCATCTCAATCAGGTAAAAGATATCACCGCTGTTTTGGAATATCAATGTCAACACCAGCTGCAAATGATATAAATTGTTGTACATAAACAAGTTCCTTGTTGATATATTTCTAAAGGGTGAGATTTTTCAAAATACCATAGTCTCTCTCTGGGTGATAAAAACTCTTTACTGGTAAAAAGATCatccaaaataaacaaataccagCATTTCTTACATAATTCTAGCATCAAAAATGAAGGGAATGAACTCCCACCCCTCTGACATGAGAGGGCATGGGTATGATCTCAGCTATCTCTAGACAGGAAGGACTACATACAATTGTAAGGAATGAGGGCATGGGTTTGATCTCAGCAATCTCTAGACAGGAAGGACTACATACAATTGTAAGGAGAGAGGGCATGGGTTTAATCTTAGCTATCTCTAGACAGGAAGGACAACATACAATTGTAAGGAATGAGGGCATGGGTTTGATCTCAGCAATCTCTAGACAGGAAGGACTACATACAATTGAAAGGAGAGAGGGTATGGGTTTGATATCAGCTATCTCTAGACAGAACTACTACAAACAATTGTAAGGAGAGAGGGCATGGGTTTGATCTCAGCTATCTCTATACAGGAAGGACTACATATAATTGTAAGGAGAGAGGGCATGGGTTTGATCTAAGCTATCTCTAGACAGAAAGGACTACATACAATTGTAAGGAGAGAGGGCATGGGTTCGATCTAAGCTATCTCTAGACAGGATGGACTACATACAATTGTAAGAAGAGAGGGCATGGGTTTGATCTCAGCTATCTCGAGACAGGAAGGACTACATACAATTGTAAGGAGAGAAGGCATGGGTGGGATCTCAGCTATCTCTAGACAGGTAGGACTACATACAAGTGTATGGAGAGAGGGCATGGGTTTGATCTCAGCTATCTCTAGACAGGAAGGACTACATACATTTGTAAGGAGAGGGCATGGGTTTGATCTCAGCTATCTCTAGACAGGAAGGACTACATACAATTGTAAGGAGAGAGGATATGGGCTTGATTTCAGCTATCTCTAGACAGGAAGGACTACATACAATTGCAAGGAGAGAGGACATGGATTTGATCTCAGCTTTTTCAAACCAGGAAGGACTACATACACTTGTAAGGAGAGAGGACATGGGTTTGATCTCAGCTATCTCTAGACAGGATGGACTACATACAATTGTAAGGAGAGAGGACATGGGTTTGATCTCAGCTTTCTCAAGAAAGGAAGGACTACATACACTTGTAAGGAGAGAGGACATTGGTTTGATCTCAGCTATCTCTAGACAGGAAGGACTACATACATTTGTAAGGAGAGGGCATGGGTTTGATCTCAGCTATCTCGAGACAGGAAGGACTACATACAATTGTAAGGAGAGAGGGCATGGGTTTGATCTCAGCTATCTCTAGACAGGAAGGACTACATACAATTGTAAGGAGAGAGGGCATGGTTTTGATCTCAGCTATCTCTAGACAGGAAGGACTACATAGAATTGTAAGGAGAGAGGTCATGGGTGAGATCTCAGCTATCTCTAGACAGAAAGGACTACATACAATTGTAAGGAGAGAGGGCATGGGTTCGATCTTGGCTATCTCTAGACAGGAAGGACTACATACAGTGTAAGGAGAGAAGGCATGGGTGGGATCTCAGCTATCTCTAGACAGGAAGGCCTACATACACTTGTAAGGAGAGGACATGGGTTTGATCTCAGCTATCTCTAGACAGGAAGGACTACATACATATGTAAGGAGAGGGCATGGGTTTGATCTCAGCTATCTCTAGACAGGAAGGACTACATACAATTGTAAGGAGAGAGGGCATGGGTTTGATCTCAGCTATCTCTAGACAGGAAGGACTACATACAATTGTAAGGAGAGGGCATGGGTTTGATCTCAGCTATCTCTAGACAGGAAGGCCTACATACAATTGTAAGGAGAGAGGGCATGAGTTTGATCTCAGCTATCTCTAGACAGGAAGGACTACATACACTTGTAAGGAGAGAGGACATGGGTTTGATATCAGCTATCTCTAGACAGGAAGAACTACATACAATTGTAAGGAGAGAGGACATGGGTTTGATCTCAGCTTTCTCAAGACAGGAAGGACTACATACACTTGTAAGGGGAGAGGACATGGGTTTGATCTCAGCTATCTCTAGACAGGAAGGACTACATACAATTGTAAGGAGAGAGGACATGGGTTTGATCTCAGCTATCTCTAGACAGGATAGACTACATACAATTGTAAGGAGAGAGGGCATGGGTTTGATCTCAGCTATCTCTAGACAGGAAGAACTAACAATTGTAAGGAGAGAGGACATGGGTTTAATCTTAGCTATCTCTAGACAGGAAGGACTACATACAATTGTAAGGAGAGAGGACATGGGTTTGATATCAGCTTTCTCAAGACAGGAAGGACTACATACACTTGTAAGGAGAGAGGACATGGGTTTGATATCTGCTATCTCTAGACAGGAAGGACTACGTACAATTGTAAGGAGAGAGGGCATGGGTGTGAGTCGCTTGTAGTTGATCATGGAGACAAACTGAGGCAGATGTCCGTTGCCAGCACCAATGAAGAAAAGTCTGAaaagtaagaaagtattttagtgcctaaacatatgttttattgtttgactCTTTGTTCAATGATTCTTGGTATTCTTTAAAACACCAAAAGAACAATACAGTTGTTCTTCGTCAACACTTCCAAAATTGCCAAGATAAACAGATTGTTCAATGACAGAATCAACATTCTAACCTATTTGTACtcatttttcattcaatttgCTGGTATTGAAGATTACGACTTATTCCTATTCAATAGGCATATACTGAAGATTACTGAAAGGCTAATTTCATGTATAACAAGACtactgccaagcaatatatgtcccctaccagctccaccattgacagaatttttgttttttaatttgttgccatagcaaccagaatttcgcgtgaaggaacaaaatgatatgacatgcaaaatgtccatattgccatctatccatgtttcaagttaagtttcatgaaaaaatataaagaactttttaagttatcgcaggatccagaaaagtgtgacagacagacttacagagcgcaaaccataagtcccctctggtgaaaccagtaggggacaaaaatatctTACATCATGGGACCAGCACAGACAAATCTCATAAGTCATATTCCTATAGTAAGTTGCTCCTTTCATCAATACTAGTTTACAGGCCTTTTTTATGTAAACTTTTGGGCCAAACTTTGCCATTACTAAATAACCACACTGTTTATTAGCAAGCCTAAAACTCTCCCAGTAAACCCTTTACATTCTGATACCcactttgacatgtttgtagtcccataggaaatcaaattaaatttggGACCTTtcttctttgatttttttaaagacttaatttccaacccttagatactgataagcagcagacagcataaaacctgaaaagagtGCGAGTTATTTGCAAGCTATTCTAGTTTTAGGCTGGTTTTCACATAGCAATAGTCACTTTACTTCTGAGTGGCAAATGGCAGACATTGAAGAATCCACTAGACCGCttgcatatgcgagtgaagttgacagTCGGGCGAgctaagtttgttaaatactcgaccaaCCGGGGGAGTGCTGTTTTtttgaagttgagaaatataaattcagttcaagaactcctgccacatcgatacaaattgcgaacaatttttcgaatgaacaaaaaataggtttagtacacaaagaaactgcactttcgttttgacaatgaaaaatgacgtctcaggcacagtaaaaataattctcgaaatctgctgcgctcttttcgtagaTGTCAGTGCTCTGAGCTAAtcgataaaaagtatttaaaaaaaacagttaaatatattggtcattccgtgaagaataaaatttcattttaatgtaaatatcaataaaaaagaatacatgaCTGGTTAATTTTAAGTCTTCttatatttaagtaaaaataaacagaaacaataattattaacaaagacctagaatgtatttgtttagtgtcactatgtttcGTCGgttaaaaaggttctggttgatcataactataaatatagatattttttttttttaatgcagggcgagtagattaaagtgaagggcgagtggattgtcaggcctactcgccctgcagggcgagtggctctggaaaaattcttcaatgcCTGAATGGTGACAGTATTCACACCACTGCTAGTACCTTGACATGGAAAGGGCTGTTCCATTCATTGTGCCGCTTACAGATATGGCAATCAGGATTGGCATGACCCACTTCAGGGGTCCAAGTGTCTGATCAGCAAATGTCTGCAGAAAGGATCACGTACATTTGCACATACATTCACCAACTTTATTCAGGTAAGTACATACACTTGTGTTGTTTGGCAAGTTTTGTTGATAGGGATCAacactttgaaatttttaaatgcTTCTAGTGATAAAACATCTGGTAAAGAATTTTACTGCTTATCTGCTAAACTTGGGTTAGTAGGCTAGCAAAAAATTTAGTATTCTTGCTATTAGACATGTAACAAACAATTCAACACGATAATATCACAATATTGGCTGTAAATATAATACATCTAGCAACAACCACAGTAGTGTACGAATTAAACAGGTATTAATTCCACTAAGGACATATCACATCCTCCATGGGCCAAAAGTTCATTTACTGGATCCTTTTACCTCTCTAAAATACCAATTTTgactacaatattttttttatctggtATTTTGTGATATCcaatatatcaaatataacaaACCCTACTTTTGTTCATGTAAATCAatactttttccccctttttTACAACTTTCATAAACAAATCCAGTTTCACAGAGATAATCGCGCCAGCATTCAACATCAAATGAGTGGCGAAAGAGTCCTATGACAAAACTTGAGTTGTGCgacaaacaacaacatcaaagtTTACAGCCTTGCCCAGCTTTATATATAAACTGTcaatatttgagcctcgttctgagaaagaaagtcttaatgcatgtgcgaaaagtgtcgtcccagattagcctgtgcagtcctagaTGGAATTTCGCTATAccataaaacattcatttaacccctttttcacagagggAGACTCAATCTTTTAATGTCCAAACTGAGTGATGTGTTACCACAGCGACAGCAGGTGAGGAAAGCATCTGGAGAGGGGAAAGCACTCCGAGGTAGGCGACGTTGGCCAGCAGGTACACGCAGATCACCAGTGTCATGGAGATGAAGATGGCCAGCGGCAGGTTTCTGCATAATCAACACCAGATTTATGTTATTCTTAGTACTAAAATATAGTCTATAAATCTAGACGATCAGAATGATTTATGTTAGTATTATTACTGAAATGTAGTCTATAAAGAAATTGTAGTCTTAGTACTGAAATGgagtttataaaataattatcagtCAGATAGTAGGCTTGATTTTGCTATCACCTTAGGGCAGGATATCCCCCATCCCCATTTACTGGGTTCACCAAAACTCTTCGTTATTGAACAGATCCTTTATGTTAAGAATTATTTGTGTAGAAATATCAAAGGAAGAAATCATCTAAAAGGAAATCACTTTCATTGTTAGCAAAATACATACAACTCAATTTGTTGGATGAATTTTGTAATGCTAAAGAAATTCCAAAGCATTAATAAACaagtaaatatgttaaattgatatccccgccacaTACAATTTGTTTAAggattttgttcacaattttagaaagttcgCAACTAATTTTATCACAATTATGAACAGTTcttgactcattttttcacaaaatggggggCCAAGGCCACTTCACAAAAACAGGCAAAAAAGCCCTGAACACATCAGCATCATATGATTCTTCAAAGAATAAAGCACTGAAGTACAGTTTGTCTCACCTTACAGGGTTGACCATTTCATCCACAAGGAAATTCAGGTAACTCCTGAAATGTACTTAATATCAGACATCTGGAGGAgacattaacattaataaaagttATATGTCCTGTTCACAAAGATAAGCAAATTactttaatttagaaaaaaattaataacagATTTTCAGCAAAAACTTTTGTCACTTACAATGTGTTTCAAATACACAACCAAACACATAAGCTTGAATGGTCAAAtggttttcaaatattgtttaaatgtaaaaagtCTCCTGTTTGAATCAAATTAGGGAAattgttaatacattttttaaatgttataattatttgAATGTACATCTTGAACTAGTTGCAGAGACAAAGTAACTAGCTGGAATCTGCTAATTTGTAAATCATGTACGCTACATGAACATGTTGTAAATCTGTAATAATTAACCAATATGATACAATTGGTTTTGaatacaaacaagggctgtttgtaaaacatgcatgccccccatataggctgtcagttgtagtggcagccattgtgtgaatatgttttttgtcactgtgacattgaccattgacctagtgacctgaaaatcaataggggtcatctgccagtcatgatcaatgtacctatgaagtttcatgatcctaggccttattattcttgagtcataatcaggaaaccattttactgtttcgagtcattgtgatcttgacctttgacctagtgacctgaaaattaataggggtcatctgccagtcatgatcaatgaacctatgaagtttcatgatcctaggtgtaagcatttttgagttatcatccggaaaccattttaccatttcgagtcactgtgaccttaacctttgacctagtgacctgaaaatcaataggggtcatctgccagtcatgatcaatgttcctatgaagtgtcatgatcctaggcctgagcgttcttgagttatcatccggaaaccatctggtggacgaaccaacatgagcaaaacaatataccccctcttcttcgaaggggggcataataaatgcaTTATCAGGGCTCTCACTGAAAAATATGTGGCTTTTGGAATCATTCTTGCCCATTTTTATAAACCAACACCTTTTTTAATGACAATGAGCCACTGCAGCCAGTTATTTAAAGCAAATTTAATTCTTACAGCATCACACCATGTATGAGGACAGATGCTGACACAACTATTCAAGCCATACTTGTTGACAgtgttttcataattatatatctTCACACTTGGAAAATCCCCATAAAGGTTTTAAACATTGGGGATTTTGTAACGAAGAATCTAAATAGTTTTCACAATTTACTTTGCCgaattcaatatttaaacaccACTTTTAAAACATCGTCTCATTTGGCGGTTATTGCGATAGGCAGCAAGAAGCCTGATAATAGTATTGAGAAATGCATGTAAATCACATGTTGAATGCATGCTACTGATAGAATGACACAATACCGGTGAATGTTTTGGCCTTGAATGAAAGATAACAATTACATGCAAGACCTGCTTTAAAAGATAGATTTGAATGATATCTGGAAAAGCA contains the following coding sequences:
- the LOC127876056 gene encoding large neutral amino acids transporter small subunit 1-like, whose translation is MGLCKRKDSQPEIKDPAAMGDGKVVLKKQINLFQGVAIIVGIIVGSGIFVSPVGILQNVRSVGMSFVLWVICGIYNALGAVCYAELGTMIPQGGGEYIYIRRAFGDIASFVCLWIDFVLICPVGIAAMGLMFSVYLLKPIYPDCDVPELPQRLLGGLITCLLIAVNCVNVKWATKVQVVITISKLVALATIIIIGFYFIAKGETESFQDSFADSDTSAGAIALSFYSGFWAYSGWSYLNFLVDEMVNPVRNLPLAIFISMTLVICVYLLANVAYLGVLSPLQMLSSPAVAVTFADQTLGPLKWVMPILIAISVSGTMNGTALSMSRLFFIGAGNGHLPQFVSMINYKRLTPMPSLLTILVLTLIFQNSGDIFYLIEMEGFGFASILVMTFASHVYLRYKEPDLPRPIKVPVALPAVLCVVSVAIVVLTFYQKPKESFLALGLVALGIVLYLVCGKWKTKPKSIQEKIDHVTMFIQRLLLVIPPSKPEDLQFE